In one Phyllostomus discolor isolate MPI-MPIP mPhyDis1 chromosome 8, mPhyDis1.pri.v3, whole genome shotgun sequence genomic region, the following are encoded:
- the LOC114503722 gene encoding LOW QUALITY PROTEIN: 60S ribosomal protein L36-like (The sequence of the model RefSeq protein was modified relative to this genomic sequence to represent the inferred CDS: inserted 1 base in 1 codon; substituted 1 base at 1 genomic stop codon) has translation MPAFGELLGTAAVALHYPMAVGLNKGHKVTRNGSKLRHSCLGHLTQHTXFVRNKIXEVCGFAPYKRHTMELLKVSKDKRALKFIKKRVGTHIRTKRKKQELGNVLAALSEAAAKKD, from the exons ATGCCAGCATTTGGAGAACTTCTGG GAACAGCAGCCGTGGCTCTTCACTACCCCATGGCTGTGGGCCTCAACAAGGGCCACAAAGTGACAAGGAACGGGAGCAAGCTGAGGCACAGCTGTCTCGGACACCTCACCCAGCACA AATTCGTGCGGAACAAGATCTGAGAGGTGTGTGGCTTTGCCCCCTACAAGCGGCACACCATGGAGCTGCTCAAGGTCTCTAAGGACAAGAGGGCCCTGAAGTTCATCAAGAAAAGGGTGGGGACACACATCCGTACcaagaggaagaaacaggagtTGGGCAATGTCCTTGCAGCCTTGAGTGAGGCAGCAGCCAAGAAAGACTGA